One Eulemur rufifrons isolate Redbay chromosome 12, OSU_ERuf_1, whole genome shotgun sequence genomic window carries:
- the CLU gene encoding clusterin isoform X2: MKTLLLFAGLLLAWESGQVLGDPAVSSKELQEMSTQGSKYINKEIQNAVNGVKEIKSLIVKTNEERKSLLHVLEEAKKQKEDALNETRDSETKLKAFSGVCNETMMALWEECKPCLKQTCMKFYARVCRSGSGLVGRQLEEFLNQSSPFYFWMNGDRVDSLLESDRQQSHMLDIMQDHFGQASSIMDELFRDKFFTREFPDFSPYQPFSLLHRRPHMLFPKSRFARSLLPYAPFEPLNFQDMFQPFFDMIHQAQQAIDVNFHSSAFQHPQMDFIKEGDEDNRAVCREIRHNSTGCLKMKDQCEKCQEILSVDCSANSPSQEQLRQELNDSLRIAEKLTKKYNDLLQSYQWKMLNTSSLLEQLNEQFNWVSRLANLTQGEGDQYYFQVITVTSRTSDSDAPSGVTEVAVKLFDSDPITVSVPEEVSRSNPQFIETVAEKALQEYRKKNR, from the exons ATGAAGACCCTGCTACTGTTTGCGGGGCTGCTGCTGGCCTGGGAGAGTGGGCAGGTCCTGGGAGACCCGGCGGTCTCCAGCAAGGAGCTCCAGG AAATGTCCACCCAGGGGAGTAAGTACATTAATAAGGAAATTCAAAATGCTGTCAATGGGGTGAAAGAGATAAAGTCCCTAATAGTAAAAACCAACGAAGAGCGCAAGTCACTGCTCCACGTCCTAGAGGAAGCCAAGAAGCAGAAGGAG GATGCCCTAAATGAGACCAGGGACTCGGAAACGAAGCTGAAGGCGTTCTCGGGAGTGTGCAACGAGACCATGATGGCCCTCTGGGAAGAGTGTAAACCCTGCCTGAAACAGACCTGCATGAAGTTCTACGCACGTGTCTGCAGAAGCGGCTCGGGCCTGGTGGGCCGTCAG CTTGAGGAGTTCCTGAACCAGAGCTCGCCCTTCTACTTCTGGATGAACGGCGACCGCGTCGACTCGCTGCTGGAGAGCGACCGGCAGCAGAGCCACATGCTGGACATCATGCAGGACCACTTCGGCCAGGCGTCCAGCATCATGGACGAGCTCTTCCGCGACAAATTCTTCACCCGCGAGTTCCCGGACTTCTCCCCCTACCAGCCCTTCAGCCTGCTGCACCGGCGGCCTCACATGTTGTTCCCCAAGTCCCGCTTCGCCCGCAGCCTCCTGCCTTACGCCCCGTTCGAGCCCCTCAACTTCCAGGACATGTTCCAGCCCTTCTTTGACATGATTCACCAAGCCCAGCAGGCCATCGATGTCAACTTCCACAGCTCCGCCTTCCAGCACCCGCAGATGGACTTCATAAAAG AAGGCGACGAAGACAACCGCGCGGTGTGCCGAGAGATCCGCCACAACTCCACAGGCTGCCTGAAGATGAAGGACCAGTGCGAAAAGTGCCAGGAGATCTTGTCCGTGG ACTGTTCGGCCAACAGCCCCTCTCAGGAGCAGCTGCGACAGGAGCTTAACGACTCCCTGCGGATCGCAGAGAAGCTGACCAAGAAGTACAACGACCTGCTCCAGTCCTACCAGTGGAAGATGCTGAACACGTCCTCCCTGCTGGAGCAGCTGAACGAGCAGTTCAACTGGGTGTCCCGACTGGCTAACCTCACCCAAGGCGAAGGAGACCAGTACTATTTCCAGGTCATCACG GTGACGTCCCGAACTTCTGACTCAGACGCTCCTTCCGGTGTCACTGAGGTGGCTGTGAAGCTGTTTGACTCTGACCCCATCACTGTGTCGGTCCCAGAAGAAGTCTCCAGGAGCAACCCTCAATTTATCGAGACGGTGGCAGAGAAGGCGCTGCAGGAATACCGCAAAAAGAACCGGTGA
- the CLU gene encoding clusterin isoform X1, which yields MKTLLLFAGLLLAWESGQVLGDPAVSSKELQEMSTQGSKYINKEIQNAVNGVKEIKSLIVKTNEERKSLLHVLEEAKKQKEDALNETRDSETKLKAFSGVCNETMMALWEECKPCLKQTCMKFYARVCRSGSGLVGRQLEEFLNQSSPFYFWMNGDRVDSLLESDRQQSHMLDIMQDHFGQASSIMDELFRDKFFTREFPDFSPYQPFSLLHRRPHMLFPKSRFARSLLPYAPFEPLNFQDMFQPFFDMIHQAQQAIDVNFHSSAFQHPQMDFIKEGDEDNRAVCREIRHNSTGCLKMKDQCEKCQEILSVDCSANSPSQEQLRQELNDSLRIAEKLTKKYNDLLQSYQWKMLNTSSLLEQLNEQFNWVSRLANLTQGEGDQYYFQVITVTSRTSDSDAPSGVTEVAVKLFDSDPITVSVPEEVSRSNPQFIETVAEKALQEYRKKNREE from the exons ATGAAGACCCTGCTACTGTTTGCGGGGCTGCTGCTGGCCTGGGAGAGTGGGCAGGTCCTGGGAGACCCGGCGGTCTCCAGCAAGGAGCTCCAGG AAATGTCCACCCAGGGGAGTAAGTACATTAATAAGGAAATTCAAAATGCTGTCAATGGGGTGAAAGAGATAAAGTCCCTAATAGTAAAAACCAACGAAGAGCGCAAGTCACTGCTCCACGTCCTAGAGGAAGCCAAGAAGCAGAAGGAG GATGCCCTAAATGAGACCAGGGACTCGGAAACGAAGCTGAAGGCGTTCTCGGGAGTGTGCAACGAGACCATGATGGCCCTCTGGGAAGAGTGTAAACCCTGCCTGAAACAGACCTGCATGAAGTTCTACGCACGTGTCTGCAGAAGCGGCTCGGGCCTGGTGGGCCGTCAG CTTGAGGAGTTCCTGAACCAGAGCTCGCCCTTCTACTTCTGGATGAACGGCGACCGCGTCGACTCGCTGCTGGAGAGCGACCGGCAGCAGAGCCACATGCTGGACATCATGCAGGACCACTTCGGCCAGGCGTCCAGCATCATGGACGAGCTCTTCCGCGACAAATTCTTCACCCGCGAGTTCCCGGACTTCTCCCCCTACCAGCCCTTCAGCCTGCTGCACCGGCGGCCTCACATGTTGTTCCCCAAGTCCCGCTTCGCCCGCAGCCTCCTGCCTTACGCCCCGTTCGAGCCCCTCAACTTCCAGGACATGTTCCAGCCCTTCTTTGACATGATTCACCAAGCCCAGCAGGCCATCGATGTCAACTTCCACAGCTCCGCCTTCCAGCACCCGCAGATGGACTTCATAAAAG AAGGCGACGAAGACAACCGCGCGGTGTGCCGAGAGATCCGCCACAACTCCACAGGCTGCCTGAAGATGAAGGACCAGTGCGAAAAGTGCCAGGAGATCTTGTCCGTGG ACTGTTCGGCCAACAGCCCCTCTCAGGAGCAGCTGCGACAGGAGCTTAACGACTCCCTGCGGATCGCAGAGAAGCTGACCAAGAAGTACAACGACCTGCTCCAGTCCTACCAGTGGAAGATGCTGAACACGTCCTCCCTGCTGGAGCAGCTGAACGAGCAGTTCAACTGGGTGTCCCGACTGGCTAACCTCACCCAAGGCGAAGGAGACCAGTACTATTTCCAGGTCATCACG GTGACGTCCCGAACTTCTGACTCAGACGCTCCTTCCGGTGTCACTGAGGTGGCTGTGAAGCTGTTTGACTCTGACCCCATCACTGTGTCGGTCCCAGAAGAAGTCTCCAGGAGCAACCCTCAATTTATCGAGACGGTGGCAGAGAAGGCGCTGCAGGAATACCGCAAAAAGAACCG AGAGGAGTGA